Proteins encoded within one genomic window of Gloeobacter kilaueensis JS1:
- a CDS encoding alpha/beta fold hydrolase, with protein MQLSVTNWRWRDQPIAFQAAGEAHRGKQPPLVLVHGFGASAGHWRKNLPVLAQTRPVWAIDLLGFGASAKPDPRQVPYTFETWGEQISDFVKEVVGEPAILVGNSIGAIVALEAAASVPDCARGAILINCSLRLLHERKRSTLPWIRRAGAPLLQRLLSVPAIGHFFFERLRRPETVRKILKQAYVRPEAITPELVEILTRPAADPGAFAVFQSFINYASGPLPEDLLPQVRCPVYILWGKDDPWEPYDLAARTLPAFAAVRAFCGIDRAGHCPQDEAPEEVNRQLVAWAEAITAGNP; from the coding sequence ATGCAACTTTCTGTTACAAACTGGCGCTGGCGAGACCAGCCCATCGCCTTCCAGGCCGCCGGGGAGGCCCACCGGGGCAAGCAACCGCCCCTGGTGCTCGTTCACGGCTTCGGCGCTTCGGCGGGCCACTGGCGCAAAAACCTGCCGGTGCTCGCCCAGACCCGGCCCGTCTGGGCCATCGACCTGTTGGGCTTCGGTGCCAGCGCCAAGCCCGATCCCCGGCAGGTGCCCTACACCTTCGAGACCTGGGGCGAGCAGATAAGCGACTTTGTAAAGGAAGTGGTGGGCGAACCGGCGATCCTGGTCGGCAACTCGATCGGGGCGATCGTCGCCCTGGAGGCGGCGGCGAGTGTGCCCGACTGTGCCCGAGGAGCAATTTTAATCAACTGCTCGCTCAGGCTGTTGCACGAGCGCAAGCGCTCCACCCTCCCCTGGATTCGCCGCGCCGGGGCTCCGCTGTTGCAGCGGCTCCTCTCGGTGCCGGCGATCGGCCACTTTTTTTTCGAGCGGTTGCGCCGCCCCGAGACGGTGCGCAAGATCTTAAAGCAAGCCTACGTCCGCCCCGAGGCGATCACCCCTGAACTCGTCGAAATTCTCACCCGTCCCGCCGCCGATCCCGGAGCCTTCGCGGTCTTTCAGTCCTTTATCAACTACGCCAGTGGGCCGCTACCGGAGGATCTGCTTCCTCAGGTGCGCTGTCCGGTCTACATCCTCTGGGGCAAGGACGACCCCTGGGAACCCTACGACCTTGCGGCCCGAACGCTCCCGGCCTTTGCTGCCGTCCGGGCCTTTTGCGGCATCGACCGAGCCGGTCACTGCCCCCAGGACGAAGCGCCGGAGGAGGTGAACCGGCAACTCGTCGCCTGGGCTGAGGCGATTACTGCAGGTAATCCCTGA
- a CDS encoding alpha/beta hydrolase family protein yields MLERGIVTYQTVHYVRMYCRSVGDAMRRLLAIAIGIIANGLGAVQAEPLGVGFRQLQLKDPVGGGSMQAVVFYPASGRTKPTTVGLYLVDASPETALLGGKHGLIVLSHGSGGGALGHHDLATALAHRGFIVAAVEHPRDNYHDQSGSGTAAVLIARPRQLSALIDADRSPKAAVGPHRCPARRLCIRSPHPG; encoded by the coding sequence ATGCTTGAGCGCGGCATCGTCACCTACCAGACCGTCCATTACGTCAGAATGTACTGCAGAAGTGTTGGGGATGCGATGCGGCGGCTATTGGCGATAGCTATAGGGATCATCGCGAATGGGCTTGGGGCAGTTCAAGCTGAGCCACTGGGAGTGGGTTTTCGGCAGCTCCAGCTTAAAGATCCAGTGGGCGGCGGGTCGATGCAGGCCGTGGTCTTCTATCCTGCGAGCGGGCGCACCAAGCCCACAACCGTGGGACTGTATCTGGTCGATGCCTCCCCTGAAACCGCTCTGCTTGGAGGCAAGCATGGACTGATCGTGCTCTCCCATGGCAGCGGCGGCGGTGCCCTCGGCCACCACGACCTGGCCACAGCGCTGGCCCACAGGGGGTTCATCGTGGCGGCAGTGGAGCATCCACGGGACAACTACCACGACCAGAGCGGCTCCGGCACCGCTGCGGTGCTGATCGCTCGCCCAAGGCAGCTGTCGGCCCTCATCGATGCTGATCGCTCGCCCAAGGCAGCTGTCGGCCCTCATCGATGCCCTGCTCGCAGACTCTGTATTCGCTCCCCACATCCAGGCTGA
- a CDS encoding RNA polymerase sigma factor: MAGSLAPHREQSLDSLALALQSAQHRLAVWEAEHSSHRLPGWSSQTKERTTLLAARSAALQTLYTQINPPLEHFLRVRRWQFSRSGSVEDLRNQIWLALLDRIGGFDPERGTFSAWFYSYVVLLVLGRAKRENARQGTRLRPLADSELSDACGCERLDFPAECAKILHTTLAALPVRWRAIVLGLYYCEVPKKQKELAAELGITPAAVNQTKAKALAQLRSALSAADCEP, translated from the coding sequence ATGGCCGGTTCCCTGGCTCCCCACCGCGAACAGTCGCTCGATTCTCTCGCCCTCGCACTGCAAAGCGCCCAGCACCGGCTGGCGGTCTGGGAGGCAGAACATTCCTCCCACCGTCTGCCCGGCTGGTCGTCGCAGACCAAAGAGCGTACAACCCTGCTCGCGGCCCGCTCCGCAGCCCTGCAGACGCTCTACACCCAGATCAACCCGCCGCTGGAGCATTTTCTGCGCGTCCGGCGCTGGCAGTTCAGCCGCAGCGGCAGCGTCGAGGATCTGCGCAATCAGATCTGGCTGGCGCTGCTCGATCGCATCGGTGGCTTCGATCCTGAGCGTGGAACGTTCAGCGCCTGGTTTTACAGCTACGTCGTGCTACTGGTGCTGGGACGGGCCAAACGTGAAAATGCCCGCCAGGGAACGCGCCTGCGCCCCCTGGCGGACTCGGAGCTATCGGACGCCTGTGGCTGCGAGCGCCTGGACTTTCCTGCCGAGTGCGCCAAAATTCTGCACACCACCCTGGCCGCCCTGCCGGTCCGCTGGCGGGCGATCGTGCTCGGACTGTATTACTGCGAGGTGCCCAAAAAACAGAAGGAACTGGCAGCCGAATTGGGGATCACCCCCGCTGCCGTCAACCAGACCAAGGCAAAAGCCCTTGCCCAGCTGCGCTCGGCCCTGAGCGCCGCCGACTGCGAACCTTAG
- a CDS encoding Asr1405/Asl0597 family protein — protein MEFTQIPSECSQLVAVHPWERTMVQQRLEDLGIPTRLSPDGQLLALLDPGEAGIQQARQLQLVLFRFRGRRGEMIDWLENCWSR, from the coding sequence ATGGAATTCACGCAGATCCCCTCCGAATGTTCCCAACTGGTCGCCGTGCATCCCTGGGAGCGAACGATGGTCCAGCAACGTCTCGAAGATTTGGGCATTCCGACGCGCCTCTCGCCGGACGGCCAGTTACTGGCTCTGCTGGACCCAGGCGAAGCCGGCATTCAGCAGGCGCGCCAGTTGCAGCTGGTGTTGTTTCGCTTTCGCGGTCGGCGCGGTGAGATGATCGACTGGCTCGAAAATTGCTGGTCGCGCTGA
- a CDS encoding alpha/beta hydrolase family protein, with the protein MLIARPRQLSALIDALLADSVFAPHIQAEQIGAAGFSAGGFTVLTLAGAKPEFGLLSQYCRKYPTDRNFCGPRQRRTARAGLTVQADARVRAVFAIAPVGVFFDRASLAPVTIPVYLYAAQKDAVLLPSENADRIRKDLPHPPEYKQVAGAGHYVFLAPCTSEQAAFIPNLCSDPPGVDRRAIHTRLNTDAVAFFTRVLAGLQ; encoded by the coding sequence ATGCTGATCGCTCGCCCAAGGCAGCTGTCGGCCCTCATCGATGCCCTGCTCGCAGACTCTGTATTCGCTCCCCACATCCAGGCTGAGCAGATCGGGGCGGCGGGCTTCTCAGCGGGGGGCTTCACGGTGCTCACTCTGGCAGGGGCGAAACCTGAGTTTGGGCTGTTGAGCCAGTACTGCCGCAAATATCCAACAGATCGCAATTTTTGCGGTCCGCGCCAGCGCCGCACTGCCCGAGCGGGCCTGACTGTTCAAGCGGACGCTCGGGTGCGGGCCGTCTTCGCCATCGCTCCGGTCGGGGTGTTCTTTGACAGAGCCAGTCTCGCCCCTGTGACCATTCCGGTGTACCTCTACGCTGCCCAAAAAGACGCGGTACTGCTTCCCAGCGAGAACGCCGATCGCATCCGAAAGGATTTGCCCCATCCACCCGAATACAAACAGGTAGCCGGTGCGGGCCACTATGTCTTCCTCGCTCCCTGTACCTCCGAGCAGGCGGCGTTCATCCCCAATCTATGTAGCGATCCGCCTGGTGTGGATCGCCGGGCCATTCATACCAGGCTGAACACTGATGCAGTTGCCTTCTTCACCCGTGTTCTCGCGGGCCTTCAGTAA
- a CDS encoding N-acetylmuramoyl-L-alanine amidase, whose protein sequence is MAGLLASTFYLAGSGVVLAMPQLTGWRFDSQAQRLSLFTDGAVQPRVQIVENPRRVVVDLPGTDLAAPANQPVPSGPVRIVRAGQFDPQTARMVIEMADGAPALQPAQVRLRRVAPEQWLVQLLPNVPPPPVPASPSPPVSPVYPPTITPLPGTAARSVEVSGMEVRPEGFLIKTAGAVRADARRLEELPPRIVVDIDSAELSTGFTNRSIATNQQNVTRLRIGQFQDNPPVARAVLELTPNDTTSLWEASYRPDLGGVLVRPTGSANLPTAPQGEKATLQSAQLTPEGIVFNTDRPPQLSTNWENPNEYRLVFEPAQLPDNFSGPTISATSPIDSLRLKQTDDRTVVALIRVLPGTRVGDPRPLDADRRRILLPLITKDQLPPPSSSATYDPLPNNPNGLKVVLDAGHGGKDPGAQRSGVDEKDLTLSIIRHVSDKLRKAGFNTILSRPDDTFISLQGRVDVTNNTSARLFISVHINMMPGRDDIQGIETYYTNQRSARLAYALHRRIVEYTGKPDRGVRVRGLYVTRHNAVPAVLLEVGFISNDQERAQLLQSDYQDRIAEAILQGLRDYLQ, encoded by the coding sequence GTGGCCGGTCTTCTGGCTTCGACCTTTTATCTGGCAGGCTCAGGTGTTGTCCTGGCAATGCCGCAGTTGACCGGCTGGCGATTCGATTCTCAGGCCCAGCGGCTCTCCTTATTTACCGACGGTGCCGTACAGCCCCGCGTACAGATTGTCGAGAATCCCCGGCGGGTGGTAGTCGATCTGCCGGGCACCGACCTGGCTGCCCCGGCAAATCAGCCGGTGCCGAGCGGCCCGGTGCGGATCGTGCGCGCCGGGCAGTTCGATCCGCAGACCGCCCGGATGGTGATCGAGATGGCCGATGGCGCACCGGCATTGCAGCCCGCCCAGGTCCGCCTGCGGCGGGTCGCCCCTGAGCAGTGGCTGGTGCAGCTGTTGCCGAACGTGCCACCGCCGCCCGTGCCCGCGAGTCCGTCCCCGCCTGTGTCGCCTGTCTATCCGCCCACGATCACACCGCTGCCGGGGACGGCGGCCCGCAGCGTCGAGGTAAGCGGTATGGAGGTGCGCCCGGAGGGCTTTTTGATCAAGACTGCAGGAGCGGTGCGGGCGGATGCCCGTCGCCTTGAGGAGTTGCCGCCGCGCATCGTCGTCGATATCGACAGCGCTGAGCTGAGTACAGGTTTTACCAACCGCAGCATCGCCACCAATCAGCAAAACGTCACCCGCCTGCGCATCGGACAATTTCAGGACAACCCGCCCGTAGCGCGGGCGGTGCTTGAGCTGACGCCCAACGATACCACCTCGCTCTGGGAAGCGAGTTACCGGCCCGATCTCGGGGGCGTGCTCGTCCGGCCCACCGGCAGCGCCAATCTGCCCACCGCTCCCCAGGGTGAGAAAGCCACGCTGCAGTCGGCGCAGCTCACCCCCGAGGGCATCGTCTTCAATACCGATAGGCCCCCCCAGCTTTCGACCAACTGGGAAAACCCGAACGAATATCGCCTCGTCTTTGAGCCCGCCCAACTGCCCGATAATTTCTCCGGCCCGACGATCAGCGCCACCAGCCCGATCGACAGCCTGCGGCTCAAGCAGACGGACGATCGCACGGTCGTCGCCCTCATCCGGGTGCTGCCGGGAACGCGCGTGGGCGACCCGCGTCCCCTCGATGCGGACCGCCGCCGGATCTTGCTGCCGCTCATCACCAAGGACCAGTTGCCGCCGCCGTCCTCCTCGGCCACCTACGACCCGCTTCCGAACAATCCCAACGGCCTCAAGGTTGTGCTCGACGCCGGCCACGGCGGCAAAGATCCCGGTGCCCAGCGCAGCGGCGTAGACGAAAAAGACCTGACCCTGAGCATCATTCGCCACGTGAGCGACAAACTGCGCAAGGCAGGCTTCAACACGATCCTCTCGCGGCCCGACGACACGTTCATCTCATTGCAGGGGCGGGTCGATGTCACCAACAACACCAGCGCCCGGCTCTTCATCAGCGTCCACATCAACATGATGCCGGGCCGCGACGACATCCAGGGCATCGAAACTTACTACACCAACCAGCGCAGCGCCCGCCTCGCCTACGCCCTGCACCGGCGGATCGTCGAATATACCGGCAAGCCCGACCGGGGGGTGCGGGTGCGCGGCCTCTACGTCACCCGCCACAACGCCGTACCGGCGGTGCTGCTGGAGGTCGGCTTTATCTCCAACGATCAAGAGCGCGCCCAACTGCTGCAGTCAGATTATCAAGACCGGATCGCCGAGGCGATCTTGCAGGGGCTCAGGGATTACCTGCAGTAA
- a CDS encoding Na+/H+ antiporter, which yields MHEVELILGLLLVVSVLFLLARKLAISYPILLVLGGLALSLIPGLPRVELEPELVFVLFLPPLLCAGAWRTSWRDFKANLRPISLLAINLVFLTTAVVAVIAHALIPQMPWAAAFALGAIISPPDAVAAAAVTQSLGVPRRITTILEGESLVNDASGLVAYRFAVAAAVTGSFSLVEAGLQFVLLIAGGIAVGFAVGWIEAWLQKQIDDAPIEICMTLLSAFGAYLIAEQLHVSGVLAVVTVGLYHRWRSPEIMSPATRIQAIAVWEMVEFILNGLAFILIGLQLPAVVKEDLAQYSAANLITYAAAICGATIVLRLLWVFPAAYLPRLLIPGLAKRDPLPSWQGLFMIGWTGMRGVVSLAAALALPELTASNQPFPQRELIIFLSFSAILVTLVLQGLSLPFLIHWLGLADDGLSEREEFTARRLAAEAALVRIEALIAAQPEDYEDSAIVRRLREQYTFRLRCLESIVAEEEGRGSYAEFSRRFRADVQMQQAALTAERQIVVKLRNEGTINEEVLLRIEHDLDLEEVRLRV from the coding sequence ATGCATGAGGTGGAACTGATACTGGGTCTGTTGTTGGTCGTCTCGGTGCTTTTTTTACTGGCCAGGAAGCTCGCCATTTCCTATCCGATCTTGCTGGTACTGGGCGGGCTGGCTTTGAGTTTGATTCCGGGGCTGCCCCGCGTCGAGCTGGAGCCGGAACTGGTATTTGTGCTCTTTTTGCCGCCCCTGCTGTGCGCTGGAGCCTGGCGCACCTCCTGGCGCGACTTTAAGGCCAACCTGCGGCCAATCTCTTTGCTTGCCATCAATCTGGTGTTTCTCACCACGGCAGTCGTCGCCGTGATCGCCCACGCGCTGATTCCGCAGATGCCCTGGGCGGCAGCCTTTGCCCTGGGAGCGATTATCTCGCCCCCGGATGCGGTGGCAGCGGCGGCAGTTACCCAGTCGCTTGGGGTGCCCCGGCGGATCACGACGATCCTCGAAGGCGAGAGTCTGGTCAACGACGCTTCGGGGCTGGTGGCCTACCGCTTTGCGGTCGCCGCCGCCGTCACCGGTAGCTTTTCGCTCGTCGAGGCCGGACTGCAGTTTGTGCTCTTGATCGCAGGCGGTATCGCCGTGGGCTTTGCGGTGGGCTGGATAGAAGCGTGGCTGCAAAAGCAGATCGACGACGCGCCGATCGAGATCTGCATGACCCTGCTGAGCGCCTTCGGTGCCTACTTGATCGCAGAACAACTGCACGTCTCCGGCGTGCTGGCGGTGGTGACGGTGGGACTCTACCACCGCTGGCGCAGCCCCGAAATTATGAGCCCGGCCACCCGCATCCAGGCGATCGCTGTCTGGGAGATGGTCGAATTTATCCTCAACGGCCTCGCCTTTATCCTGATCGGCCTGCAGCTCCCGGCGGTGGTCAAAGAAGATCTGGCCCAGTATTCGGCTGCAAACTTGATCACCTACGCCGCCGCGATCTGCGGCGCGACGATCGTTCTCAGGTTGCTCTGGGTCTTCCCGGCGGCCTACCTGCCCCGGCTACTGATACCGGGACTGGCCAAGCGCGATCCCCTCCCCTCCTGGCAGGGGCTCTTTATGATCGGCTGGACGGGAATGCGCGGCGTCGTCTCCCTCGCTGCCGCCCTCGCCCTACCAGAATTAACCGCCAGCAATCAGCCCTTTCCCCAGCGGGAGCTGATTATCTTCCTGTCCTTCAGCGCGATCCTGGTCACCCTGGTGCTGCAGGGGTTGAGCCTGCCTTTTTTGATCCACTGGCTGGGGTTGGCCGACGATGGGCTGAGCGAACGGGAAGAATTTACCGCCCGCCGCCTCGCCGCTGAGGCGGCTCTGGTCCGGATCGAGGCACTCATCGCTGCCCAGCCGGAGGACTACGAAGATTCGGCGATCGTCCGGAGGCTGCGCGAACAGTACACCTTCCGCCTGCGCTGCCTGGAGAGCATCGTCGCCGAGGAGGAGGGCAGGGGTTCCTACGCCGAATTCAGCCGCCGCTTCCGGGCCGACGTTCAGATGCAGCAGGCCGCCCTCACCGCCGAGCGCCAGATCGTCGTCAAGCTGCGCAACGAGGGCACGATCAACGAGGAGGTGCTCTTGCGCATCGAGCACGACCTCGACCTCGAAGAAGTGCGCCTCAGAGTATAG